The following proteins come from a genomic window of Mauremys mutica isolate MM-2020 ecotype Southern chromosome 7, ASM2049712v1, whole genome shotgun sequence:
- the LOC123374039 gene encoding paraneoplastic antigen Ma1 homolog — protein sequence MEPNEIEESLDAAEILGRVKVHTRIYNRKVKGMVALCTHSKEADLDKVPKEVKVEGIPWTILGAEQSPPSVPESLEVDSLAQKLQALMVDEKRTREELILALGGAPTPAAPSLVGWAKELGNALKDALKPVHENAPYKRLRSFSGMSPVPSGEDDYETWRDFTVPLVQEWECSDAEKRKRVLESLRGPAMRIIRALKDSQPAATVQDYLTALESVYGATDSSEDLYYRFRHTYQEPHERLSDFIRRLEDLLQQVVRKEGIPTKRIDFARLDQILRGTRQDGLMLWKLQLRERAQNPPPFHKLIREIREEEERLLQADAVLQPKMAGSHTTTVLGEMEDASSVAAALRDLT from the coding sequence ATGGAACCAAATGAGATTGAGGAGAGCCTAGATGCAGCTGAAATACTGGGGAGGGTAAAGGTCCACACCCGTATTTACAACCGCAAAGTGAAGGGCATGGTAGCACTATGTACTCACTCCAAGGAAGCAGATCTTGACAAAGTGCCCAAAGAGGTGAAAGTAGAAGGTATCCCCTGGACAATTCTCGGGGCAGAGCAGTCCCCTCCTAGTGTGCCTGAGTCACTTGAGGTGGATTCTTTAGCACAGAAATTGCAAGCTCTGATGGTAGATGAGAAGCGGACAAGAGAAGAATTAATTTTAGCATTAGGAGGGGCTCCAacacctgcagcacccagcctggtGGGATGGGCCAAAGAGCTGGGAAATGCTCTCAAAGATGCATTGAAGCCGGTACATGAAAATGCTCCATACAAGCGATTACGTTCATTCTCGGGGATGTCACCTGTACCCTCAGGGGAGGATGATTATGAAACATGGAGGGATTTTACAGTGCCACTTGTCCAAGAGTGGGAATGCTCTGATGCTGAGAAGCGGAAACGGGTGCTTGAGAGTCTGAGGGGACCTGCCATGCGAATTATCCGAGCCCTGAAAGACTCACAACCAGCTGCCACAGTGCAAGACTATTTAACCGCTCTTGAGAGTGTCTACGGTGCTACCGATAGCAGTGAAGACCTGTATTATCGTTTCCGCCATACCTATCAGGAGCCCCACGAACGATTGTCTGATTTCATCAGGAGACTAGAGGATTTGCTACAGCAGGTAGTGCGGAAGGAGGGCATCCCCACCAAGCGCATTGATTTCGCTAGGTTGGACCAAATCCTCCGGGGCACCCGACAAGATGGGTTGATGTTGTGGAAACTGCAGCTGAGGGAGCGGGCCCaaaacccacccccattccacaagCTCATTCGAGAGATACGTGAGGAGGAGGAGCGATTGTTGCAAGCGGATGCAGTGTTGCAGCcgaagatggcagggagtcacaCCACCACAGTGCTTGGAGAGATGGAAGATGCCTCATCAgtggcagcagcactgagagATTTGACCTGA
- the TTC9C gene encoding tetratricopeptide repeat protein 9C, translated as MAAQGSSGEAMDQRLQQAQRFKEDGNRCYKEGLFRDAVSRYHRALLQLRGLDPSVPSPLQAFGREQPPVTPEQERALHGTQTDCYNNLAACLLHMEPVNYERVKEYSLKVLERQPENPKALYRAGVAAYHLRDYDQARHYLMAASCSQPRDANVKRYLQLTESQLSTYHQKEKQLYMGMFS; from the exons ATGGCTGCGCAG GGCTCTTCAGGGGAGGCCATGGACCAGCGGCTCCAGCAGGCCCAGAGGTTCAAAGAGGACGGGAACCGGTGCTACAAGGAGGGGCTCTTCAGGGATGCCGTGAGCCGCTACCACCGGGCACTGCTGCAGTTGCGAGGGCTGGACCCCAGTGTACCCTCTCCCCTGCAGGCCTTCGGGCGCGAGCAGCCGCCAGTGACGCCTGAGCAGGAGAGGGCACTGCACGGCACCCAGACCGACTGCTACAACAACCTGGCTg cctgcttGCTCCACATGGAGCCAGTGAACTATGAGCGGGTGAAGGAGTACAGCCTCAAGGTGTTGGAGAGGCAGCCTGAGAACCCCAAGGCCCTGTACCGCGCCGGCGTGGCCGCCTACCACCTGCGGGACTATGACCAGGCCCGGCACTATCTCATGGCGGCCTCATGCAGCCAGccccgag ACGCCAATGTCAAGCGGTACCTGCAGCTGACAGAGTCCCAGCTCAGCACCTACCACCAGAAGGAGAAGCAGCTCTACATGGGGATGTTCAGCTAG